A genome region from Christensenella minuta includes the following:
- a CDS encoding extracellular solute-binding protein — MATMKDVARLAGVSHGTVSNIINGAKGVSLDKVKRVEKAMKELAYEPNAIARSLRLSKSMQIDVILPNIVAAAMAQMYTNLSALFAEKGYVTNLHITNEDAELETRLLNMSLMHNVDGVMLATCQPQNTELFRRLRQSGLKIVFLQREPDDEKRHYVGLDARRQARSTVSQLLKAGYGNIGILLSPIQYTLEEQTFNGYVEAHRDHNLTVQQHLCAVSSYDREGLLKEALRLVASAKPPQVILVICSQAMDAVLKACEVLHIPKHARPLVVANMPTSWTLTSREGVIYVPHPYIELVEAAFQMMLDYIERGAKFSARTVFLKVKPEHLKELDPKPEIKVTEPRRKLRVLLTIDRARYAMETMKSDFEQKTGMELEIDAKAYPKMYWAIRDEWYKDNYDVFDVDIPWLAEFAQKKVVENLDRYIARDPDYYDDMLPNIFEKYSLRQGSVYAIPFTFCTQLLFYRKDCFADIRMQRMFYEQHKKELRPPHTWEEFNLVAQFFTRKYNPDSPTEFGTTLGSRMSSGGVCEYLPRLWSFGGKVHDGTRFTLDSEEAVRALENYRESFRYASDGSCDNWWGEQAVEFRSGKTAMITLFTDNMSTVTEWSKSRVNGKIGFSFMPGKVSVDGGWALAVNAGSRQKDAAFEFIKWATDREISVLNTILGGFVPRRTAVENLEVANVYPWLHRTVEASEFGRTRELPLKTDGTCLSEQRFEDILGKAVYDTVTGRSDACAALAAATEKLNILLAADELQKVE; from the coding sequence ATGGCAACGATGAAAGACGTTGCGAGATTGGCCGGGGTTTCCCACGGTACGGTCTCTAACATAATAAACGGGGCAAAGGGAGTCAGCCTTGACAAGGTGAAGCGCGTTGAAAAAGCAATGAAGGAGCTTGCTTACGAGCCAAACGCAATTGCGCGCAGCCTGCGGCTGAGCAAATCCATGCAGATCGATGTGATCCTGCCCAATATCGTTGCCGCCGCTATGGCCCAGATGTATACGAACCTTTCGGCGCTGTTTGCGGAAAAGGGCTATGTGACCAACCTGCATATTACCAATGAGGACGCCGAGCTTGAGACCCGCCTGCTTAATATGTCCCTGATGCATAATGTGGATGGGGTGATGCTGGCGACCTGCCAGCCCCAAAATACTGAGCTGTTTCGCAGGCTGCGGCAAAGCGGGCTTAAAATTGTCTTCCTACAGCGTGAGCCTGACGACGAAAAGCGCCACTATGTCGGCCTTGACGCGCGGCGGCAGGCGAGAAGCACGGTTTCGCAGCTGCTCAAGGCAGGATACGGGAATATCGGCATTCTCCTGAGTCCGATCCAGTATACGCTTGAGGAGCAGACGTTCAACGGCTATGTAGAAGCGCACCGCGACCACAACCTGACGGTGCAGCAGCATCTGTGCGCAGTATCGAGCTACGACAGGGAAGGACTTTTGAAGGAGGCGCTGCGCCTTGTTGCGTCGGCAAAGCCGCCGCAGGTGATCCTGGTGATCTGCTCCCAGGCGATGGATGCTGTGCTCAAGGCGTGCGAGGTGCTCCACATCCCGAAACATGCGCGGCCGCTCGTGGTGGCCAATATGCCGACCTCATGGACGCTTACCTCGCGTGAAGGCGTGATCTATGTGCCGCATCCCTATATCGAGCTGGTGGAGGCGGCGTTCCAAATGATGCTGGATTACATCGAAAGGGGCGCGAAATTTTCGGCGCGCACCGTTTTCCTGAAGGTTAAGCCGGAGCATCTGAAGGAGCTTGACCCAAAGCCGGAAATCAAGGTGACGGAGCCGCGCAGGAAGCTGCGGGTGCTGCTTACGATCGACCGGGCGCGTTATGCGATGGAAACGATGAAATCCGATTTCGAGCAGAAAACCGGGATGGAGCTTGAGATCGACGCCAAAGCCTATCCGAAGATGTACTGGGCGATCCGGGACGAATGGTATAAGGACAACTACGATGTGTTTGACGTAGATATCCCGTGGCTCGCGGAATTTGCCCAGAAAAAGGTCGTGGAAAACCTGGACAGGTATATCGCGCGGGATCCGGATTATTATGACGATATGCTGCCCAATATTTTTGAAAAATATTCGCTCAGGCAGGGTTCCGTTTACGCGATCCCCTTCACGTTCTGCACCCAACTGCTTTTCTACCGTAAGGATTGCTTCGCGGATATCCGCATGCAGCGCATGTTTTACGAACAGCATAAAAAAGAGCTTCGGCCGCCCCATACGTGGGAGGAATTTAATTTGGTCGCGCAGTTCTTCACACGTAAATATAATCCGGATTCCCCGACGGAATTCGGGACGACGCTTGGAAGCCGCATGTCGTCGGGCGGTGTATGCGAATACTTGCCTCGGCTATGGTCGTTCGGCGGCAAGGTGCACGACGGCACCCGTTTTACGCTCGACAGTGAAGAGGCTGTCCGCGCGCTGGAAAATTACAGGGAAAGCTTCCGCTATGCCTCGGACGGATCGTGCGACAACTGGTGGGGAGAGCAGGCGGTGGAATTCCGCAGCGGCAAGACGGCGATGATTACGCTGTTTACGGATAATATGTCCACCGTAACGGAATGGAGCAAATCCCGGGTTAACGGAAAAATCGGCTTCAGCTTTATGCCGGGCAAAGTCAGCGTGGACGGCGGCTGGGCGCTTGCCGTGAACGCCGGCAGCAGACAGAAGGATGCGGCGTTCGAGTTCATCAAGTGGGCGACGGACCGGGAAATCTCGGTTTTGAACACCATTCTTGGGGGCTTCGTCCCGCGCCGTACGGCGGTGGAGAACCTTGAGGTGGCAAACGTTTATCCGTGGCTGCACAGGACGGTGGAAGCGAGCGAATTCGGACGTACAAGAGAGCTTCCCCTAAAAACAGACGGGACCTGTCTTTCGGAACAGAGGTTCGAGGATATCCTTGGGAAGGCGGTATACGATACCGTCACAGGCCGGTCAGACGCATGTGCGGCGCTTGCGGCCGCGACCGAAAAACTAAATATACTGCTTGCGGCAGACGAATTGCAGAAAGTGGAATAA
- the deoC gene encoding deoxyribose-phosphate aldolase encodes MEKKKITVQEIADALDHSLLRPDITVKELKEGCGLAKQYKCVSVCVRPSDLPIVIRELEGTDVLPTTVIGFPHGTCTTETKVFETKDAILKGAVEVDMVMNIGRFLSGEYDYVLDEIKQVAKAAHDGGAKLKVIFENYYLTDEQIIKASELAKAGGADFSKTSTGYAGGGATIHDLKIMVEHADGMKVKAAGGVKTLDAALAVLATGTVRIGTRSSKNILEEAVKRDEKGELFLSDEGELGTGY; translated from the coding sequence ATGGAAAAGAAAAAAATCACAGTACAGGAAATCGCGGACGCGCTCGACCATTCCCTTTTGCGTCCGGATATCACGGTAAAGGAACTGAAGGAAGGCTGCGGTCTTGCCAAACAGTACAAATGTGTTTCGGTATGCGTGCGCCCCTCCGACCTGCCGATTGTGATCCGTGAGCTTGAGGGCACGGACGTGCTCCCAACTACGGTCATTGGTTTCCCGCACGGCACCTGCACGACGGAAACAAAGGTTTTCGAAACGAAGGATGCGATCCTGAAAGGCGCTGTGGAAGTCGATATGGTTATGAACATCGGAAGGTTCCTCTCGGGCGAGTACGATTATGTGCTGGATGAGATCAAGCAGGTCGCAAAGGCCGCGCACGACGGCGGCGCGAAGCTCAAAGTCATCTTTGAAAATTATTACCTTACGGATGAACAGATTATCAAAGCGAGCGAGCTGGCGAAGGCAGGCGGCGCGGATTTTTCCAAGACGTCTACCGGCTACGCGGGCGGCGGCGCAACGATCCACGACCTTAAGATCATGGTAGAGCACGCGGACGGCATGAAGGTAAAAGCCGCGGGCGGAGTGAAAACGCTGGATGCGGCGCTGGCTGTCCTTGCGACGGGCACGGTGCGTATCGGGACGCGCTCCTCGAAGAATATTCTCGAGGAAGCGGTAAAACGCGATGAAAAGGGCGAACTGTTCCTAAGCGACGAAGGAGAGCTTGGAACAGGATATTGA